A region of Myxococcus stipitatus DSM 14675 DNA encodes the following proteins:
- a CDS encoding ExbD/TolR family protein has protein sequence MSARRSSITPEMNVTPLVDVVLVLLIIFMVVTPQIESGASVELPAATNPDKENKELEPTTVSLAANGAIFMDRKELKREALLSELKALRAKKPDSPVVLKADRGVRYSEVRGVFKSMQDLGFPGINLQVIDKQRK, from the coding sequence ATGTCCGCCCGGCGTAGCAGCATCACCCCGGAGATGAACGTCACGCCGCTGGTCGACGTGGTGCTCGTCCTCCTCATCATCTTCATGGTCGTCACGCCGCAAATCGAGTCCGGCGCGTCCGTGGAGCTGCCCGCCGCGACGAACCCCGACAAGGAGAACAAGGAGCTGGAGCCCACCACGGTGAGCCTGGCGGCGAACGGGGCCATCTTCATGGACCGCAAGGAGCTCAAGCGCGAGGCGCTCTTGTCCGAGCTGAAGGCCCTGCGCGCCAAGAAGCCCGACTCGCCGGTGGTGCTGAAGGCGGACCGGGGCGTGCGCTACTCCGAGGTGCGCGGCGTCTTCAAGAGCATGCAGGACCTGGGCTTCCCGGGCATCAACCTGCAAGTCATCGACAAGCAGCGCAAGTAG
- a CDS encoding MotA/TolQ/ExbB proton channel family protein, with the protein MNFNLRDIYNHMGVFALGIAWTLMLFAVASLAVFFERLFVFFRSRATSRAFAARAGQLLMQHQHDALVKEAEGTKGSHLATLLGGGMKTFLAKSKLPAGKLGPVELTRRELVRINERVSADVRRGMSVLATVGSVAPFVGLLGTVVGIIEAFAGIAKEGSGGLGAVSSGIAEALVVTALGLLVAIPAVLMFNFLSTRADALQLSLDNARSELMDHLEDMVTDKRSSTNNGAVATGPETVARREGLDVRPA; encoded by the coding sequence ATGAACTTCAATCTCAGGGACATCTACAACCACATGGGCGTGTTCGCCCTGGGCATCGCCTGGACGCTGATGCTCTTCGCCGTCGCGTCCCTGGCGGTGTTCTTCGAGCGTCTGTTCGTCTTCTTCCGCTCCCGCGCCACGTCGCGCGCCTTCGCCGCTCGGGCGGGGCAACTGTTGATGCAGCACCAGCACGACGCGCTGGTGAAGGAAGCGGAGGGCACCAAGGGCAGCCACCTGGCCACGCTGCTGGGCGGGGGCATGAAGACGTTCCTCGCCAAGTCGAAGCTGCCCGCGGGCAAGCTGGGCCCGGTGGAGCTCACCCGCCGCGAGCTGGTGCGCATCAACGAGCGCGTCAGCGCCGACGTGCGGCGCGGCATGTCCGTGCTCGCGACGGTGGGCTCGGTGGCGCCGTTCGTGGGTCTGCTGGGCACGGTGGTCGGCATCATCGAGGCCTTCGCCGGCATCGCCAAGGAGGGCTCCGGCGGCCTGGGCGCGGTGTCCAGCGGCATCGCGGAGGCGCTCGTCGTCACCGCGCTGGGCTTGCTGGTCGCCATCCCCGCGGTGCTGATGTTCAACTTCCTGTCCACCCGCGCGGACGCGCTCCAGCTCTCGCTGGACAACGCCCGCAGCGAGCTGATGGACCATCTGGAGGACATGGTCACCGACAAGCGCTCCAGCACGAACAACGGCGCGGTGGCCACGGGTCCGGAGACGGTGGCGCGCCGGGAGGGGCTCGATGTCCGCCCGGCGTAG
- a CDS encoding energy transducer TonB: MFETFDSATDVQAARRFALSTTASVGVFVLIGVVAVSAASKVREVIQEKKGTDVVFRPPPPPVVEVKPPPPPPPPPPKPKLLPKAAPPALAKAPPPAAPVVAPAPIVAPQAVPLEKPPEAATETVAAAPIAVGGTGALVPGGVVGGTGSGEALVGGGGRAAPINLPESATPPEPLESNLIPDYPSEARSKGLEGMVILKGVVEADGRVTQLKVMRGDEPFASAALAAVRSWRFKPAVVEGRPTAVFRIFKVPFRLKS, from the coding sequence ATGTTTGAAACGTTCGACAGCGCCACCGATGTCCAGGCAGCACGGAGATTCGCGCTCTCCACCACGGCCTCCGTCGGCGTCTTCGTCCTCATCGGAGTCGTCGCCGTCTCCGCCGCGAGCAAGGTGCGCGAGGTCATCCAGGAGAAGAAGGGGACGGACGTCGTCTTCCGTCCGCCCCCGCCTCCCGTCGTCGAGGTGAAGCCCCCGCCTCCTCCTCCGCCGCCTCCGCCCAAGCCCAAGCTGTTGCCCAAGGCCGCGCCTCCCGCGCTCGCCAAGGCGCCGCCTCCCGCGGCGCCCGTCGTCGCGCCCGCGCCCATCGTCGCCCCGCAGGCGGTGCCGCTCGAGAAGCCGCCCGAGGCCGCGACGGAGACTGTCGCCGCGGCCCCCATCGCCGTCGGTGGCACGGGCGCGCTGGTGCCCGGGGGCGTGGTGGGTGGCACGGGCAGCGGTGAAGCGCTCGTGGGCGGTGGTGGCCGCGCGGCGCCCATCAACCTTCCCGAGTCGGCCACGCCGCCGGAGCCGCTCGAGTCCAACCTCATCCCCGACTACCCCTCCGAGGCCCGCTCCAAGGGGCTGGAGGGCATGGTCATCCTCAAGGGTGTCGTCGAGGCGGACGGCCGCGTCACGCAGCTCAAGGTGATGCGTGGCGATGAGCCCTTCGCCAGCGCGGCGCTCGCGGCCGTGCGCTCGTGGCGCTTCAAGCCCGCCGTCGTCGAGGGCCGCCCCACCGCCGTGTTCCGCATCTTCAAGGTTCCTTTCCGTCTCAAGTCGTAG
- a CDS encoding glycosyltransferase family 87 protein: protein MTSSSQSASVLSEASAPANDLSTKSARWLWWLVLAVLLVAAVAVGQHPRRGADFRVYLTAAERFIEGTDLYRISDGTMPFKYAPITAPLFIPFSLLPARLAVALWNVGSILALIAVARLTRRAPHGPGEATPWDWGPPLATIALLPALTFELFYGQVDVVMLLLVVLAATGAERGQVWRPGAAFALAFLLKPPAAFVGLFFLWRRHWRVIGATAVFGIVLSLPTLARYGWDGALVQFQLWSETLARTTPPWVLQSNAQGLPTLILPFIEPASAGGTPSSFAITLAQLIAISVFLAALVWVRPGPADLLALCCLGVTLLSPLAWRANFVLAWPLVRAAAEGRSRFNLSLVAMIAFVGIGVSDSTLGTELSREVLMLRPFTLVYSALLIAMLWQVRLQGAPRAMTPGGTLARLPRTLRGMQSP, encoded by the coding sequence GTGACGAGCTCGTCCCAGTCCGCGAGTGTCTTGAGCGAGGCCTCCGCCCCCGCGAACGACCTCTCCACGAAGTCAGCCCGCTGGCTCTGGTGGCTGGTCCTCGCGGTGCTGCTGGTGGCCGCCGTCGCCGTCGGCCAGCACCCCAGGCGAGGCGCGGACTTCCGCGTCTACCTCACCGCCGCCGAGCGCTTCATCGAAGGCACGGACCTCTACCGCATCTCCGACGGCACCATGCCGTTCAAGTACGCGCCCATCACCGCGCCCCTCTTCATCCCCTTCTCCTTGCTGCCCGCGCGCCTCGCCGTCGCGCTGTGGAACGTCGGCTCCATCCTCGCGCTCATCGCCGTGGCCCGCCTCACCCGCCGCGCGCCGCATGGCCCGGGTGAAGCCACGCCGTGGGACTGGGGCCCGCCGCTCGCCACCATCGCCCTCCTGCCCGCGCTCACCTTCGAGCTGTTCTACGGCCAGGTCGACGTCGTCATGCTCCTGCTCGTGGTCCTCGCGGCGACGGGCGCCGAGCGAGGCCAGGTGTGGCGTCCAGGCGCGGCGTTCGCGCTCGCGTTCCTGCTCAAGCCCCCCGCCGCGTTCGTGGGCCTCTTCTTCCTGTGGCGCAGGCACTGGCGCGTCATCGGCGCCACCGCGGTCTTCGGCATCGTGCTCTCGCTGCCCACGCTCGCCCGCTATGGGTGGGATGGCGCCCTGGTCCAGTTCCAGCTCTGGAGCGAGACGCTGGCCCGCACCACGCCGCCGTGGGTGCTCCAGTCCAACGCGCAGGGCCTGCCCACCCTCATCCTCCCGTTCATCGAGCCGGCGTCCGCGGGCGGCACGCCGTCCTCCTTCGCCATCACCCTGGCCCAGCTCATCGCCATCTCGGTGTTCCTGGCCGCGCTGGTGTGGGTCCGGCCCGGGCCCGCGGACCTGCTCGCGCTGTGCTGCCTGGGCGTGACGCTGCTGTCACCGCTGGCCTGGCGCGCGAACTTCGTGCTCGCCTGGCCGCTGGTGCGGGCCGCCGCGGAGGGACGCTCCCGCTTCAACCTCTCCCTCGTCGCGATGATTGCCTTCGTGGGCATCGGGGTGTCCGACTCGACGTTGGGAACGGAGCTGTCACGCGAGGTGCTGATGCTGCGCCCGTTCACGCTCGTCTACTCGGCGCTGCTGATCGCCATGTTGTGGCAGGTCCGCCTGCAGGGTGCGCCTCGCGCCATGACACCGGGTGGCACTCTGGCGCGTCTGCCGCGCACGCTGCGTGGCATGCAGTCACCGTGA
- a CDS encoding dihydrolipoyl dehydrogenase family protein, with the protein MADVFDVVVVGGGPTGENAGARAAAAGLSVALVEHELLGGECSYWACIPSKALLRPAEALWLVKQVPGSREAIKGPLVASAVLEHRDALVNHYHDDSQAKWAERAKLTVVRGHGKLAGPRKVRVESKDGATRELEARRAVVLATGSRPRIPDIPGLREARPWDNREGTGARQVPRRLLVLGGGVVAVELAQAWRSLGSEVTLVVRGPSLLSRFEPFVGERVAQALRESGVTVLLDTEATSVQRPGGDGEVTVKLSTGAERRADALLVGMGRVAHTDALGLETVGLKPGEAVRVDDQLRAKGVEGGWLYACGDVNGRNLLTHMGKYQARLVGDVIAGKKASAWADSKATPQVIFTHPQVASVGLTEAQARDAGLPVRTVEYDLGKVTGTVLFGENLGGITKLVVDEKRRVVLGATFVGPEVGEMLHAATIAVAGEVSLDTLWHAVPSFPTMSEVWLRLLETYGL; encoded by the coding sequence ATGGCGGATGTCTTCGATGTGGTGGTGGTCGGAGGCGGACCCACGGGGGAGAACGCGGGGGCTCGCGCCGCCGCGGCGGGCCTGTCCGTGGCGCTGGTGGAGCACGAGCTGTTGGGCGGTGAGTGCTCGTACTGGGCCTGCATCCCCAGCAAGGCGCTGCTGCGTCCCGCGGAGGCCCTCTGGCTGGTGAAACAAGTCCCCGGCTCACGCGAGGCCATCAAGGGCCCCCTGGTCGCCAGCGCGGTGCTGGAGCATCGGGACGCGCTGGTGAATCACTACCACGACGACTCGCAGGCGAAGTGGGCCGAGCGCGCGAAGCTGACGGTGGTCCGCGGACACGGCAAGCTCGCCGGCCCGCGCAAGGTCCGCGTGGAGAGCAAGGACGGCGCGACACGCGAGCTGGAGGCGCGCCGCGCGGTGGTGCTGGCCACGGGCAGCCGGCCTCGCATCCCGGACATCCCGGGGCTGCGTGAAGCCAGGCCGTGGGACAACCGCGAGGGCACGGGCGCGCGGCAGGTGCCTCGACGGCTGCTGGTGCTGGGCGGGGGCGTGGTGGCGGTGGAGCTGGCGCAGGCGTGGCGCTCGCTGGGCTCGGAGGTGACGCTGGTGGTGCGCGGCCCTTCGCTGCTCTCCCGCTTCGAGCCCTTCGTCGGTGAGCGCGTCGCCCAGGCGCTGCGCGAGAGCGGCGTCACGGTGCTCCTCGACACCGAGGCCACGAGCGTCCAGCGCCCCGGAGGCGACGGCGAGGTGACGGTGAAGCTCTCCACGGGAGCGGAGCGCCGCGCGGACGCGCTGCTGGTGGGCATGGGCCGCGTGGCGCACACGGATGCGCTGGGGCTGGAGACGGTGGGCCTGAAGCCCGGCGAGGCGGTGCGGGTGGACGACCAGCTCCGGGCGAAGGGTGTGGAGGGCGGGTGGCTCTACGCGTGCGGCGACGTGAACGGGCGCAACCTCCTGACCCACATGGGCAAGTACCAGGCGCGGCTCGTCGGCGACGTCATCGCGGGCAAGAAGGCGAGCGCGTGGGCGGACTCGAAGGCCACGCCTCAAGTCATCTTCACGCACCCGCAGGTGGCCAGCGTGGGGCTCACGGAGGCCCAGGCCCGTGACGCGGGGCTGCCCGTGCGCACCGTGGAGTATGACCTGGGGAAGGTGACGGGCACGGTCCTCTTCGGCGAGAACCTGGGCGGCATCACCAAGCTGGTGGTGGATGAAAAGCGCCGCGTCGTCCTGGGCGCCACCTTCGTCGGTCCCGAGGTGGGGGAGATGCTGCACGCGGCCACCATCGCCGTGGCGGGCGAGGTCTCCCTCGATACGCTCTGGCACGCCGTGCCTTCGTTTCCCACCATGAGCGAGGTGTGGCTGCGATTGCTGGAGACCTACGGCCTCTAG
- a CDS encoding ribosome-binding factor A has translation MQSTLFQDVSLLFRDALSDPRLEGVRLASFELTPDGRLIHLGYTLASESASSPREVQETLVRASGYLRSQLAQHLDLKRVPQLRFTFLGLALDGGEEGGAR, from the coding sequence GTGCAGTCCACGTTGTTCCAAGATGTCTCCCTCCTCTTCCGGGACGCGCTGTCCGACCCGAGGCTCGAAGGCGTCCGACTGGCGTCATTCGAGCTGACGCCGGATGGCCGGCTCATCCACCTGGGCTACACCCTCGCCTCGGAGTCCGCGTCGAGCCCGCGCGAAGTCCAGGAGACGCTGGTCCGCGCCAGTGGCTACCTGCGCTCGCAGCTCGCGCAGCACCTGGACCTCAAGCGGGTGCCTCAGCTTCGCTTCACCTTCCTGGGGCTCGCCCTGGACGGTGGCGAGGAAGGAGGTGCGCGATGA
- a CDS encoding RtcB family protein encodes MSPRLLPAEPGAVPILVWARRSPPGAEQQLRHLAAQPYVVEHVAAMPDLHVSEGIAVGTVFATEHHVVPGALGGDLGCGVSAYRFESPAASLGPDVLRELLERLAQVIPVGDATHRGRGLALPPELEAPPLSTQKLRHAWERLAPRHLGTLGGGNHFLELDRDAVGDLWLLVHSGSRGVGAAISDHHQRVARALGEGSLPGLRLDTPEGAACLADLELACRFARANRDTLAARALSVLAPTLEVAPDAASTVDVHHNHVSREWHFGRPLWVHRKGAMGLEAGARGLIPGSMGTASYVVEGRAEPRAFHSCSHGAGRVLTRREARARIRPAALAQALRRVVHDSGRAAALVEEAPAAYRDIVEVLEDEADLVTPVRRLTPMAVLKG; translated from the coding sequence ATGAGTCCTCGACTCCTCCCCGCGGAGCCGGGCGCCGTGCCCATCCTCGTCTGGGCGCGAAGGTCTCCTCCTGGCGCGGAGCAGCAGCTCCGGCACCTCGCCGCGCAGCCGTATGTCGTCGAGCACGTGGCCGCGATGCCGGACCTCCACGTCTCCGAGGGCATCGCGGTGGGCACCGTCTTCGCCACCGAGCACCATGTCGTGCCCGGCGCGCTGGGCGGGGACCTGGGCTGCGGCGTGAGCGCGTACCGCTTCGAGTCCCCCGCCGCCTCGCTGGGCCCCGACGTGCTGCGCGAGCTGCTCGAGCGGCTGGCCCAGGTCATCCCCGTGGGTGACGCCACGCACCGAGGCCGGGGGCTCGCGCTTCCTCCCGAGCTGGAGGCCCCGCCGCTGTCCACCCAGAAGCTGCGCCACGCGTGGGAGCGGCTCGCGCCGCGACACCTGGGCACGCTGGGCGGAGGCAACCACTTCCTCGAGCTGGACCGGGACGCGGTGGGAGACCTCTGGCTGCTCGTGCACTCCGGCTCGCGCGGCGTGGGCGCGGCCATCTCCGACCATCATCAGCGCGTGGCTCGGGCGCTGGGGGAGGGCAGCCTGCCCGGTCTCCGGCTGGACACTCCGGAGGGGGCCGCCTGCCTCGCGGACCTGGAGCTCGCCTGTCGCTTCGCCCGCGCCAACCGCGACACGCTGGCGGCCAGGGCCTTGTCCGTCCTCGCTCCGACACTGGAGGTGGCGCCCGACGCGGCGTCGACCGTGGATGTCCACCACAACCACGTGTCCAGGGAGTGGCACTTCGGCCGGCCGCTCTGGGTGCATCGCAAGGGGGCCATGGGCCTGGAGGCGGGAGCCCGAGGACTCATCCCAGGCTCCATGGGCACCGCCTCCTATGTGGTGGAGGGCCGGGCGGAGCCTCGCGCCTTCCACTCCTGCTCCCACGGCGCCGGCCGCGTCCTCACCCGGCGGGAGGCCCGCGCACGCATCCGCCCCGCCGCGCTGGCCCAGGCGCTGCGTCGCGTGGTGCACGACTCCGGGCGCGCGGCGGCCCTCGTGGAGGAGGCCCCCGCCGCCTACCGCGACATCGTGGAGGTGCTCGAGGACGAGGCGGACCTCGTCACCCCTGTACGGCGGCTGACACCCATGGCCGTCCTCAAGGGCTGA
- a CDS encoding non-proteolytic archaemetzincin-like protein, translating into MPQKTLLLVSVGSQTAPLLKDLQDPLAAQMGTASVSSKTVLPTPAYAFNKDRAQYHCNAIMRRLTPMMEPGQHMVLGLTDVDLFVPDSPFVLGEADRESRTAVVSVFRLRQGADGEHLRRRIQVEVVHQAGHLLGLSYCEDPRCVMFFAQSPQDCDRKQLSLCNQCRNELIKLNR; encoded by the coding sequence ATGCCGCAGAAGACGCTCCTGCTGGTCTCCGTGGGAAGCCAAACGGCCCCGCTGTTGAAAGACCTCCAGGATCCGCTGGCTGCGCAGATGGGGACTGCTTCGGTGTCGTCGAAGACGGTACTTCCCACTCCGGCCTATGCCTTCAACAAGGACCGCGCCCAGTACCACTGCAACGCCATCATGCGGCGGCTGACGCCGATGATGGAGCCGGGGCAGCACATGGTGCTGGGGCTGACGGACGTGGACCTCTTCGTCCCGGACTCGCCGTTCGTCCTGGGAGAGGCGGACCGGGAGTCTCGCACGGCGGTGGTGAGTGTGTTCCGGCTGCGCCAGGGCGCGGACGGAGAGCACCTGCGCCGGCGAATCCAGGTGGAGGTCGTCCACCAGGCCGGCCACCTCCTGGGTCTGTCCTACTGCGAGGACCCTCGGTGCGTGATGTTCTTCGCGCAGTCCCCCCAGGACTGTGACCGCAAGCAACTCTCGCTCTGCAACCAGTGCCGCAACGAGCTCATCAAGCTCAACCGGTGA
- a CDS encoding TolB family protein, protein MGTRWFVGGILAVGLLSGCEPLDDDGGGGGTGGVLFRQGFAFVREDDRNVYVVDNQGDPNTPQRLTSVGGAYWPSLSRDGRSIVFVQRGASGTSLLTVPSTGGTVATLFSANDPACPRGCSNFRTPAFSPDGRSVVFVYTAGNNSQTALGRVNTDGSGFQELTPNNVIAYGAPSFMPNGTAVVAPAGTSAQQFNQVAFIPLTSGSIVYTTGLGEVSTVANRIAVSPDGTQVVLDGRGSSGGVRTYVAPLSNGRVGMVRRVTNYGGVSAQETWPVWTSTTQVGFLFVDAGGGDPGIYRATVGVAPSNSVTLAVPSAAEPTYGPVS, encoded by the coding sequence ATGGGCACTCGGTGGTTTGTCGGTGGGATTCTGGCGGTGGGGCTCTTGAGTGGTTGCGAGCCGCTCGACGATGACGGCGGCGGCGGTGGCACGGGCGGAGTCCTCTTCCGCCAGGGCTTCGCCTTCGTGCGCGAGGACGACCGCAACGTCTACGTGGTGGACAACCAGGGCGACCCGAACACTCCGCAGCGGCTCACCTCGGTGGGCGGGGCCTACTGGCCCTCGCTGTCGCGCGACGGCCGGAGCATCGTCTTCGTCCAGCGCGGCGCCTCGGGCACCTCGCTGCTGACGGTTCCCTCCACGGGCGGCACCGTGGCCACGTTGTTCAGCGCGAACGACCCGGCGTGCCCGCGCGGCTGCTCCAACTTCCGCACGCCCGCGTTCAGCCCGGATGGCCGCAGCGTCGTCTTCGTCTACACCGCGGGCAACAACTCCCAGACGGCGCTGGGCCGGGTGAACACGGACGGCAGCGGCTTCCAGGAGCTCACGCCCAACAACGTCATCGCCTACGGCGCGCCGTCCTTCATGCCCAACGGCACCGCGGTGGTGGCGCCCGCGGGCACCAGCGCGCAGCAGTTCAACCAGGTGGCGTTCATCCCGCTGACGTCCGGGAGCATCGTCTACACGACGGGCCTGGGTGAGGTGTCCACCGTCGCCAACCGCATCGCCGTGTCGCCGGATGGCACCCAGGTGGTGCTGGACGGGCGTGGCTCTTCTGGCGGCGTGCGCACGTATGTCGCGCCGCTGTCGAACGGCCGCGTCGGCATGGTGCGCCGCGTGACGAACTACGGTGGCGTGAGCGCGCAGGAGACTTGGCCTGTGTGGACGAGCACGACCCAGGTCGGCTTCCTCTTCGTGGACGCGGGCGGCGGAGACCCGGGCATCTACCGGGCCACGGTGGGTGTTGCCCCGTCGAACTCCGTGACGCTCGCGGTGCCCAGCGCCGCCGAGCCCACGTACGGCCCGGTGTCGTAG
- a CDS encoding ankyrin repeat domain-containing protein codes for MSLFDAVLAADRASLESQLDSGADPNPFDAEGQTPLMVAAREGHDELVGLLLDAGADPSLTNAVGESAIILAAAHGHEECVRLLAGSATDEEAAMVRALMDANTSGSRSTPPAPPPDDLRHKLASAAAYVAGKLGDDGPAKRLERLLRASKPRKP; via the coding sequence ATGTCCCTCTTCGATGCCGTGCTCGCCGCTGACCGTGCGTCCCTGGAGTCCCAGCTGGACTCGGGCGCGGACCCCAACCCGTTCGACGCGGAGGGGCAGACGCCGCTGATGGTGGCCGCGCGCGAGGGCCATGACGAACTCGTGGGGCTGCTGTTGGACGCGGGCGCGGACCCGTCGCTCACGAACGCCGTCGGTGAGTCCGCCATCATCCTGGCCGCCGCGCATGGCCACGAGGAGTGCGTGCGTCTGCTGGCGGGCTCCGCGACGGATGAAGAGGCGGCCATGGTGCGCGCGCTGATGGACGCGAACACGTCGGGCTCCCGGTCCACGCCTCCCGCGCCTCCTCCGGATGACCTCCGCCACAAGCTGGCGTCGGCGGCGGCCTACGTGGCGGGCAAGCTGGGCGATGACGGCCCGGCGAAGCGGCTGGAGCGACTGCTGCGCGCGAGCAAACCTCGCAAGCCCTGA
- a CDS encoding DUF2378 family protein yields the protein METLEPKLVQGVTIQGLFDIALKERLSEGAWRALSAGGLDRSRPVRPTYPVATWLRWQNIVLRDLWPDAPLDEAWRRLGHTVMEGLLATVLGRMLGVGARALGPQFALAKLDHAFPGTGNYIRSHVRPVAPCRAELWLSDLNDRPTYYVGVLEAVLLLAGATSPRCTLLCREGDSGTYLLEWSV from the coding sequence ATGGAGACACTCGAGCCGAAGTTGGTCCAGGGGGTGACCATCCAAGGCCTCTTCGATATCGCGCTCAAGGAGCGCCTGTCGGAGGGCGCCTGGCGCGCGTTGTCGGCGGGAGGACTGGACCGCTCTCGTCCCGTCCGGCCGACGTACCCGGTGGCCACGTGGCTGCGCTGGCAGAACATCGTGCTGCGCGACTTGTGGCCGGACGCGCCGCTCGACGAGGCCTGGCGTCGGCTGGGGCACACGGTGATGGAGGGCCTGCTCGCGACGGTGCTGGGGCGGATGCTGGGCGTGGGGGCGCGCGCCTTGGGGCCGCAGTTCGCCCTGGCCAAGCTGGACCATGCGTTTCCGGGCACCGGCAACTACATCCGCTCGCATGTGAGGCCCGTCGCGCCGTGCCGCGCGGAGCTGTGGCTCAGCGACCTGAATGACAGGCCCACGTACTACGTGGGCGTGCTGGAGGCGGTGCTCCTCTTGGCCGGTGCCACCTCGCCTCGCTGCACGCTGCTGTGCCGCGAGGGGGACTCCGGCACCTACCTGCTGGAGTGGTCCGTGTGA